A region of Pyxidicoccus parkwaysis DNA encodes the following proteins:
- a CDS encoding winged helix DNA-binding domain-containing protein has protein sequence MPTRKATTAPARRKEGRPAQVLSLRALNRALLERQLLLRRSKMPVLEAVEHLVGLQAQAPNAPYYGLWTRLQGFRQEELSTLLIDKHVVRLVLMRGTLHLVTGRDARMLRTLVQPLLERVLKTGSSYSKKLVGMDLKALVAAGRAHVEAEPLTYTELGEKLAERWPDREPTALAQAIRLLAPLVQVPPRGVWGVGGLARCTTVDAWLGQPLDAAPSVDEMVLRYLAAFGPASVMDVQAWSGLTRLSEVVERLRPDLRTFRDEQGRELFDLPGAPRPDADTPAPVRFLPEFDNLLLSHADRTRVISDEDRKRTITPNGQVPGSLLVDGLFRGTWRLQQGKGTATLLIEPFKRLSAPEREEVTAEGERLLTFAAADASKRDIQFSRAK, from the coding sequence ATGCCCACTCGAAAGGCCACGACCGCGCCAGCGCGCCGCAAGGAAGGCCGTCCCGCGCAGGTGCTCAGCCTGCGCGCCCTCAACCGCGCCCTGCTGGAGCGGCAGTTGTTGCTCCGCCGCTCGAAGATGCCGGTGCTGGAGGCGGTGGAGCACCTCGTGGGCCTCCAGGCCCAGGCGCCGAACGCGCCGTATTACGGCCTGTGGACGCGGCTCCAGGGCTTCCGCCAGGAGGAACTGTCCACGCTGCTCATCGACAAGCACGTGGTGCGGCTCGTGCTGATGCGCGGCACGCTCCACCTCGTCACCGGCCGCGACGCGCGAATGCTGCGCACGCTGGTGCAGCCCCTGCTGGAGCGCGTGCTCAAGACAGGCTCGTCCTACAGCAAGAAGCTCGTGGGCATGGACCTGAAGGCGCTCGTGGCGGCGGGACGCGCACACGTCGAGGCGGAGCCGCTCACGTACACGGAGCTCGGCGAGAAGCTCGCGGAGCGCTGGCCGGACCGCGAGCCCACGGCGCTCGCCCAGGCCATCCGCCTCCTCGCACCGCTGGTGCAGGTGCCACCTCGTGGCGTCTGGGGTGTCGGCGGACTGGCCCGCTGCACCACCGTGGACGCGTGGCTGGGGCAGCCCCTCGACGCCGCGCCGTCAGTGGATGAGATGGTGTTGCGCTACCTCGCCGCGTTCGGCCCGGCCTCCGTCATGGACGTGCAGGCCTGGTCGGGGCTCACGCGGCTGAGCGAAGTCGTCGAGCGGCTCCGCCCGGACCTGCGCACCTTCCGCGACGAGCAGGGCCGCGAGCTGTTCGACCTGCCCGGAGCGCCGAGGCCCGACGCGGACACGCCCGCCCCGGTGCGCTTCCTGCCCGAGTTCGACAACCTGCTCCTCTCCCACGCGGACCGCACGCGCGTCATCTCCGACGAGGACCGCAAGCGCACCATCACTCCGAATGGACAGGTGCCCGGGAGCCTGCTCGTGGACGGCCTCTTCCGAGGCACCTGGAGACTCCAGCAGGGCAAGGGCACCGCCACCCTGCTCATCGAGCCCTTCAAGCGGCTGTCCGCCCCCGAGCGCGAGGAGGTGACGGCAGAAGGTGAACGGCTGCTCACCTTCGCCGCCGCCGATGCGAGCAAGCGCGACATCCAATTCAGCCGCGCGAAGTAG
- a CDS encoding DUF2239 family protein gives MRQEKSSREEAGYMAFAGPRCLALGGLEAVALKAKAWVDGGETVPVVIYEDATGLPVHPDLRGTHEDVLRRLEARRARAAAASEDAEAPKRNGPGRPKLGVVSREVSLLPRHWEWLNAQPSGASAALRRLVEDAMRSGQGHERARKSHEAAGRFMHAVAGDLPGFEEASRAFYARNPERFEQLTQPWPRDIREHVRRLVAIAARDEAK, from the coding sequence GTGCGTCAGGAGAAGTCGTCGAGGGAGGAGGCGGGGTACATGGCCTTCGCGGGGCCGCGCTGCCTCGCGTTGGGAGGGTTGGAGGCGGTCGCGCTGAAGGCGAAGGCGTGGGTTGACGGCGGAGAGACAGTGCCGGTCGTCATCTACGAGGACGCGACGGGGCTCCCCGTGCATCCGGACCTGCGTGGGACTCATGAGGACGTGCTGCGCAGGCTGGAAGCGCGGCGTGCGCGGGCGGCCGCGGCCAGCGAGGACGCGGAGGCGCCGAAGCGGAACGGACCGGGGCGGCCGAAGCTGGGCGTGGTGTCGCGTGAGGTGTCGCTCCTGCCGCGTCACTGGGAGTGGCTCAACGCGCAGCCGAGCGGCGCGTCCGCGGCGCTGCGCAGGCTCGTCGAGGACGCGATGCGGAGCGGGCAGGGGCACGAGCGGGCGCGCAAGTCGCATGAGGCCGCCGGCCGCTTCATGCACGCCGTGGCCGGAGACCTCCCAGGCTTCGAGGAGGCATCCCGCGCCTTCTATGCGAGGAACCCGGAGCGTTTTGAACAGCTCACCCAGCCGTGGCCCAGGGACATCCGGGAGCACGTGCGCCGGTTGGTCGCCATCGCCGCTCGCGATGAAGCGAAGTGA
- a CDS encoding GFA family protein — protein sequence MTKIQCLCGAVKLELSGAAVAHFYCHCDDCQVVHGAAYLPAAMYQIPQTRLVAGQPALWALKTTTRATCRDCGTRLFAEPKGLGVRSISATLLPKGMFQPTFHMQCQHAVRPIRDDLPHYKGYPAMFGGTDEQMPW from the coding sequence ATGACGAAAATCCAATGTCTGTGCGGCGCGGTGAAGCTCGAGTTGAGCGGCGCGGCGGTGGCGCACTTCTACTGCCACTGCGACGACTGCCAGGTGGTGCACGGCGCCGCATATCTTCCCGCCGCGATGTACCAGATTCCGCAGACGCGCCTCGTGGCCGGGCAGCCCGCGCTCTGGGCACTGAAGACGACGACACGAGCCACCTGCCGTGACTGCGGCACCCGCCTCTTCGCCGAGCCGAAGGGCCTGGGCGTCCGCAGCATCAGCGCCACGCTCCTGCCGAAGGGCATGTTCCAGCCCACGTTCCACATGCAGTGCCAACACGCGGTGCGCCCCATCCGTGACGACCTGCCGCACTACAAAGGCTATCCGGCGATGTTCGGAGGAACTGACGAACAGATGCCCTGGTGA
- a CDS encoding CPBP family intramembrane glutamic endopeptidase, which translates to MKSLFINAEKQVRNGWKVLGYLVMTTLCVFGLVISRRALPAGVRPFLPEPFLAFLGAIIPSWICARLERTSLADQGFALHRRVGRDFGLGAVGGALLVGLVAFGVWLLDGFHFVRAPEGAALSIVKSAWTMLAVALFEETFFHGYAFQRAIRGLGPRWALLLFSLFFALAHPFGEDMQGTVKLVALLNIFLAGCMLGFCYLRTGSLALPVGVHFGWNWVLGSLGFGVSGNASKGLWMPVFHGKPIWLTGGDYGLEASAVSVGVIGLVVVGLALWKGSRAQPDASVRVPPDASTPAVA; encoded by the coding sequence ATGAAGTCCCTCTTCATCAACGCCGAGAAGCAGGTGCGCAACGGGTGGAAGGTGCTGGGCTATCTCGTCATGACGACGCTCTGCGTGTTCGGGCTCGTCATCTCGCGCAGGGCGTTGCCCGCGGGAGTGCGCCCCTTCCTGCCGGAGCCGTTCCTCGCGTTCCTCGGCGCGATCATCCCCTCGTGGATTTGTGCGCGGCTGGAGCGCACGTCGCTCGCGGACCAGGGCTTCGCGCTTCATCGGCGCGTGGGTCGCGACTTCGGGCTCGGTGCCGTCGGAGGGGCCCTCCTGGTGGGACTGGTGGCCTTCGGCGTCTGGTTGCTCGACGGGTTCCACTTCGTCCGCGCGCCGGAGGGCGCGGCATTGAGCATCGTGAAGAGCGCCTGGACGATGCTGGCCGTCGCGCTCTTCGAGGAGACGTTCTTCCACGGCTATGCGTTCCAGCGCGCCATCCGGGGACTGGGGCCTCGCTGGGCCCTGCTCCTGTTCTCCCTCTTCTTCGCGCTCGCGCATCCCTTCGGTGAGGACATGCAGGGGACCGTCAAGCTCGTGGCCCTGCTCAACATCTTCCTGGCGGGGTGCATGCTCGGCTTCTGCTACCTGCGCACGGGCAGCCTGGCCCTTCCCGTCGGCGTGCACTTCGGATGGAACTGGGTGCTGGGCAGCCTCGGCTTCGGCGTGAGCGGGAATGCCTCGAAGGGCCTGTGGATGCCGGTGTTCCACGGCAAGCCCATCTGGCTGACAGGTGGCGACTACGGCCTGGAGGCCTCCGCCGTCAGCGTCGGAGTCATCGGCCTGGTCGTGGTGGGCCTGGCGCTCTGGAAGGGCTCGCGCGCGCAGCCGGATGCGTCCGTGCGCGTGCCGCCGGACGCGTCCACTCCGGCGGTGGCGTAG
- a CDS encoding ArnT family glycosyltransferase: MMGRAPTRDEKRLAWALWVLAFVALLLTESAVGFTRDESVYFAAAEGYASWFRLLFHSPAKAFTDAAIVRAWDYNHEHPALMKTLFGLSHLLFHDGLGWMRSATAFRLPAFAIAALIPALSFLFGSALYGRTAGLFAALAFMLVPRQYFNSELACFDVPVAAMWLLVVYCFWRALEDIKWGVWCGVAFGLAIATKHNALFMPFVLTPFALWRAWTASEGRPEARAWLLRFVGVFAGVAALYGWLLVSLGGGDGFQKKFILLSPHTLLFVGLAAGGTWVLKGVKSVDGPVTRALVPVLAMAVLGPVIFYLHWPYLWHEPVERTAWYLAFHAQHNHYAWFYLGTLLREPPFPLTYVVVKTALTVPTSIFVPMVTGLLAVVARAVLGLFERTRAWVARPVVLTELLLVVNAVTSIAIISHPQVPHFGGVKHWFPSMVFLGILAGAAVSRGCSALWEVLKAKRPALPFAAVAAPVFVLLLAPALVYLVRVFPYGTAAYSELAGGLPGAASLGMQRQFWSSHVTGVLPWINEHAKPGARLFLHEVHNGSFRDYQRNGMLRGDLRPVGSPFEADIVAYQYHQEFREHEFLTWQAFGTKTPVTGLYLDETPQVVVYVRPEGQ; the protein is encoded by the coding sequence ATGATGGGCCGGGCTCCCACGCGGGACGAGAAGCGGCTGGCCTGGGCGCTCTGGGTGCTGGCCTTCGTGGCGCTGCTGCTCACGGAGTCCGCGGTGGGCTTCACGCGCGACGAGAGCGTCTACTTCGCGGCGGCGGAGGGCTACGCGAGCTGGTTCCGGCTGCTCTTCCACTCACCGGCGAAGGCCTTCACGGACGCGGCCATCGTCCGCGCGTGGGACTACAACCACGAGCACCCGGCGCTGATGAAGACGCTGTTCGGGCTGAGCCACCTGCTCTTCCACGACGGGCTCGGGTGGATGCGCTCGGCAACGGCCTTCCGCCTGCCGGCCTTCGCCATCGCCGCGCTGATTCCGGCGCTGAGCTTCCTCTTCGGCAGCGCGCTGTACGGGCGCACCGCGGGACTGTTCGCCGCGCTCGCCTTCATGCTAGTGCCCCGGCAGTACTTCAACTCGGAGCTGGCGTGCTTCGACGTGCCGGTGGCGGCCATGTGGCTGCTCGTCGTGTACTGCTTCTGGCGCGCGCTGGAGGACATCAAATGGGGCGTGTGGTGCGGCGTGGCCTTCGGGCTCGCCATCGCCACCAAGCACAACGCGCTCTTCATGCCCTTCGTGCTGACGCCCTTCGCGCTGTGGCGCGCATGGACGGCGAGCGAGGGCCGGCCCGAGGCGCGCGCGTGGCTGCTGCGCTTCGTGGGCGTCTTCGCCGGAGTGGCCGCGCTCTATGGGTGGTTGCTGGTGTCGCTGGGCGGAGGCGATGGCTTCCAGAAGAAGTTCATCCTGCTCAGCCCGCACACGCTGCTCTTCGTCGGGCTGGCCGCGGGCGGCACGTGGGTGCTCAAGGGCGTGAAGTCGGTGGACGGGCCGGTGACGCGCGCGCTGGTGCCGGTGCTGGCCATGGCGGTGCTGGGGCCGGTCATCTTCTACCTCCACTGGCCGTACCTCTGGCACGAGCCGGTGGAGCGCACGGCCTGGTACCTGGCCTTCCACGCGCAGCACAACCACTACGCCTGGTTCTACCTGGGCACGTTGCTGCGCGAGCCGCCCTTCCCGCTGACCTACGTGGTGGTGAAGACGGCGCTGACGGTGCCCACCAGCATCTTCGTGCCCATGGTGACGGGCCTGCTCGCCGTGGTGGCGCGCGCGGTGCTGGGACTCTTCGAGCGCACGCGCGCGTGGGTGGCGCGGCCGGTGGTGCTGACAGAACTGCTCCTCGTCGTGAATGCGGTGACGTCCATCGCCATCATCAGCCATCCGCAGGTGCCGCACTTCGGCGGGGTGAAGCACTGGTTCCCGTCCATGGTGTTCCTGGGCATCCTCGCGGGCGCGGCGGTGTCACGTGGCTGCTCGGCGCTGTGGGAGGTGCTGAAGGCGAAGCGCCCTGCCCTGCCCTTCGCGGCGGTGGCCGCGCCCGTGTTCGTCCTGCTGCTGGCGCCGGCGCTGGTGTACCTGGTGCGCGTCTTCCCATACGGGACGGCGGCGTACTCGGAGTTGGCGGGCGGGCTTCCTGGCGCGGCGTCGCTGGGCATGCAGCGCCAGTTCTGGTCCAGCCACGTGACGGGCGTGCTGCCGTGGATCAACGAGCACGCGAAGCCGGGCGCGCGGCTGTTCCTGCACGAGGTGCACAACGGCTCGTTCCGCGACTACCAGCGCAACGGCATGCTGCGCGGTGACTTGCGTCCGGTGGGCAGCCCCTTCGAGGCGGACATCGTCGCGTACCAGTACCACCAGGAGTTCCGCGAGCACGAGTTCCTCACGTGGCAGGCCTTCGGCACGAAGACGCCGGTGACGGGGCTGTACCTGGACGAGACGCCGCAGGTGGTCGTCTACGTCCGGCCCGAGGGGCAGTAG
- a CDS encoding CarD family transcriptional regulator, protein MPEGSEPLQLKVGDRVVYPNQGVCRVTAIDMKEVAGQKLTFVTMKREEDGAVVMVPSNKVTAIGVRKVATAEDVESIFEFLRSDSDKADLDWKQRARTNLDRMTQGGILGLAEVVKGLQVLSELRPLPTKERELYDNARHLLVSEVAAALGTTEVNAEDAIDIVLFPPGRERPKRTAAEFARDEDDLGLDGDLLGLDGDLDLPSEEEAPAESSEEENAEEGEEAETAESSEEAAPKKRGRPPKAKPEAEAGGEPAAPKKRGRPPKAKPEAEAGGEPPAPKKRGRPPKPKPPEAEGAAPAAPKKRGRPPKAKPPEGE, encoded by the coding sequence ATGCCTGAAGGGTCCGAGCCACTCCAGCTCAAGGTAGGCGACCGGGTCGTCTATCCAAACCAGGGGGTCTGCCGCGTCACCGCCATCGACATGAAGGAGGTGGCCGGCCAGAAGCTCACCTTCGTCACGATGAAGCGTGAAGAAGACGGCGCCGTCGTCATGGTGCCGTCCAACAAGGTCACCGCCATCGGCGTGCGCAAGGTGGCCACCGCCGAGGACGTGGAGAGCATCTTCGAGTTCCTCCGCTCCGACAGTGACAAGGCAGACCTGGACTGGAAGCAGCGCGCCCGCACCAACCTGGACCGGATGACCCAGGGCGGCATCCTGGGACTGGCCGAGGTGGTCAAGGGCCTCCAGGTCCTCAGCGAGCTGCGCCCGCTGCCGACCAAGGAGCGTGAGCTTTACGACAATGCCCGGCACCTCCTGGTGTCGGAGGTCGCCGCCGCGCTCGGCACCACCGAGGTCAACGCCGAGGACGCCATCGACATCGTCCTCTTCCCGCCCGGCCGCGAGCGCCCCAAGCGCACCGCCGCCGAGTTCGCCCGCGACGAGGACGACCTCGGCCTGGACGGCGACCTGCTCGGGCTCGACGGCGACCTCGACCTGCCGTCGGAAGAGGAAGCCCCCGCCGAGTCCTCCGAGGAGGAGAACGCCGAGGAAGGCGAGGAGGCCGAGACCGCCGAGTCCTCCGAGGAGGCGGCTCCCAAGAAGCGCGGCCGCCCGCCCAAGGCGAAGCCCGAGGCCGAGGCCGGTGGCGAGCCCGCCGCGCCCAAGAAGCGCGGCCGTCCGCCCAAGGCGAAGCCCGAGGCCGAGGCCGGTGGCGAGCCGCCCGCGCCCAAGAAGCGCGGCCGTCCGCCCAAGCCCAAGCCGCCCGAGGCGGAGGGCGCCGCACCCGCGGCCCCGAAGAAGCGTGGCCGCCCGCCCAAGGCCAAGCCGCCCGAGGGCGAGTGA
- a CDS encoding serine/threonine-protein kinase produces MQQPSEGLHFGKYKLLERIATGGMAEIYRARMTAAAGVTKPVVIKKILPGYAGNTAFVSMFVNEARIAAGLSHGNIAQVFDFGEVDGQYFIAMEFVDGQPLSRVMRRAREKGLYTLPQPLALLIAVEVLEGLAYAHTRLDERGRPLHIVHRDVSPQNVLLGYEGQVKLVDFGIAKARLAGRNEAGEAGEVMGKYAYFAPEQARGRELDARTDVFAAGVVLYEMLCGRLPFEGKMADVLRKVALGDFPRPRDLNPDLPPALERILLTALAVEREQRYPTAEAFAEALTRYLHTAAPDVSPRARAHFMGYLFEAELVEDGRPVLLPREFLAQMARWTQGSAERRPSRVPTQPRDTAPALDEPARKGHRNTDRISHETPGAQDTGEPGSTTQPIPPESLAAEPSGPTTQPIPPESLAAEPPSPGKPSGIPLHLAAEQTILAQQSLSVVPTPREVSAQNVPRTVAPVRRLRLPRGVVLGAPVAVALTVMGAMLTMGNTGTFSVELSSTPPGATIRVDGRPLPSRTPALITHLPADGEHLLEVHVTGMVPWSQTVRAERGTTLAVHARLRSRMASGSSPQTRPARLPPPQEATMPVDRITLSAVGHAFRVPFESAAEVKLDPKRTYDVRVEGRLSTGGPMTVEQAGYFLEGTEQLPAHESFGLIGTEERPVSNATMLYVFLLDAKREDNHGSLQVRVRERDSGTVTTVRLDARAHALKLSRADRFLLRQLDPDTTYEVVLRDSPEPARTRGYEGGPVGRMLGLYGAGEGPETESGVLELLEVGQPVRLRGASWLMLAFPDDHLADNTGTLLLEVSPVVPPVRPPPVRAPGRMFDAPTR; encoded by the coding sequence GTGCAGCAGCCTTCCGAAGGGCTTCATTTCGGCAAGTACAAGCTGCTCGAGCGCATCGCGACGGGCGGGATGGCGGAGATCTACCGCGCCCGGATGACGGCGGCGGCGGGTGTCACCAAGCCCGTCGTCATCAAGAAAATCCTCCCCGGCTACGCGGGCAACACGGCCTTCGTGTCGATGTTCGTCAACGAGGCGCGCATCGCCGCGGGGCTGAGCCACGGCAACATCGCGCAGGTCTTCGACTTCGGCGAGGTGGACGGCCAGTACTTCATCGCCATGGAGTTCGTGGACGGCCAGCCGCTGTCGCGCGTCATGCGGCGCGCGCGGGAGAAGGGGCTGTACACGCTGCCGCAGCCGCTGGCGCTGCTCATCGCGGTGGAGGTGCTCGAGGGGCTGGCGTACGCGCACACCCGCCTGGATGAGCGCGGGCGGCCGCTCCACATCGTCCACCGCGACGTCAGCCCGCAGAACGTGCTCCTCGGCTACGAGGGCCAGGTGAAGCTGGTGGACTTCGGCATCGCCAAGGCCCGGCTCGCCGGCCGCAACGAGGCGGGCGAGGCGGGCGAGGTCATGGGCAAGTACGCCTACTTCGCCCCGGAGCAGGCCCGCGGCCGCGAGCTCGACGCGCGCACGGACGTGTTCGCCGCCGGCGTCGTCCTCTATGAGATGCTGTGCGGGCGGCTCCCCTTCGAGGGGAAGATGGCGGACGTGCTGCGCAAGGTGGCCCTGGGCGACTTCCCGCGCCCCAGGGACCTCAACCCGGACCTGCCTCCGGCGCTGGAGCGCATCCTCCTCACCGCGCTGGCCGTGGAGCGCGAGCAGCGCTACCCCACCGCCGAGGCCTTCGCCGAGGCCCTCACGCGCTACCTCCACACGGCCGCGCCGGACGTCTCGCCGCGCGCCCGCGCCCACTTCATGGGCTACCTCTTCGAGGCGGAACTGGTGGAGGACGGCCGCCCCGTGCTGCTGCCGCGCGAGTTCCTCGCGCAGATGGCCCGCTGGACGCAGGGCAGCGCCGAGCGCCGCCCGTCGCGCGTGCCCACCCAGCCGCGCGACACGGCTCCCGCCCTGGATGAGCCGGCGCGCAAGGGCCACCGCAACACCGACCGCATCTCCCACGAAACGCCCGGCGCGCAGGACACGGGCGAGCCCGGCTCCACCACGCAGCCCATTCCCCCCGAGTCGCTCGCCGCGGAGCCCTCCGGCCCCACGACGCAGCCCATTCCGCCCGAGTCGCTGGCCGCGGAGCCCCCCAGCCCCGGCAAGCCTTCCGGCATCCCACTGCATCTCGCCGCCGAGCAGACGATTCTCGCCCAGCAGTCCCTCTCCGTCGTCCCCACTCCGCGGGAAGTGTCCGCGCAGAATGTCCCGCGGACAGTGGCCCCGGTGCGAAGGCTCCGCCTGCCGCGCGGGGTGGTGCTGGGCGCGCCGGTGGCGGTGGCCCTCACCGTCATGGGGGCGATGCTGACCATGGGCAACACGGGCACCTTCTCCGTGGAGCTGAGCTCCACGCCGCCGGGCGCCACCATCCGCGTGGATGGGCGCCCCCTGCCCTCGCGCACGCCCGCGCTCATCACCCACCTGCCCGCGGACGGCGAGCACCTGCTGGAGGTCCACGTGACGGGCATGGTGCCGTGGAGCCAGACGGTGCGCGCCGAGCGAGGCACCACGCTGGCCGTGCACGCGCGCCTGCGCTCGAGGATGGCATCCGGGAGCTCGCCGCAGACCAGGCCCGCGCGCCTGCCGCCTCCACAGGAGGCCACCATGCCCGTTGACCGCATCACACTGTCCGCCGTGGGACATGCCTTCCGCGTCCCCTTCGAGTCCGCGGCGGAGGTGAAGCTGGACCCGAAGCGCACGTACGACGTGCGCGTGGAGGGCCGCCTGTCCACGGGAGGCCCCATGACGGTGGAGCAGGCCGGATACTTCCTCGAGGGCACCGAGCAGCTCCCCGCGCACGAGTCCTTCGGCCTCATCGGCACGGAGGAGCGGCCGGTGAGCAACGCGACCATGCTCTACGTCTTCCTCCTGGACGCGAAGAGGGAGGACAACCACGGCTCGCTCCAGGTGCGCGTGCGCGAGCGCGACAGCGGCACCGTCACCACCGTACGCCTGGACGCGCGCGCGCACGCCCTGAAGCTGTCGCGCGCGGACCGCTTCCTGCTGCGCCAGCTGGACCCGGACACCACCTACGAGGTGGTGCTGCGCGACAGCCCCGAGCCCGCGCGCACGCGGGGCTACGAGGGCGGCCCGGTGGGCCGGATGCTCGGCCTCTACGGCGCGGGCGAGGGCCCCGAGACGGAGTCCGGCGTCCTCGAGCTGCTGGAGGTGGGTCAGCCGGTGCGCCTGCGGGGAGCGTCCTGGCTGATGCTCGCCTTCCCGGACGACCACCTGGCCGACAACACGGGCACCCTGCTGCTCGAGGTGTCTCCCGTAGTGCCGCCCGTCCGCCCGCCTCCCGTGCGGGCGCCGGGGCGCATGTTCGACGCGCCCACGCGCTAG
- a CDS encoding phosphatidate phosphatase App1 family protein, whose translation MEVSFQGVAATVTSGHDGGFEVNLRPPEGQRFPVGTVEAEAKVQGVRVKAPVEVVPDTAPLLVVSDFDDTVAVTHVTSPVKLVESALLKDSDTQEVVPGMAAFYGCLKGTSAPAFALVSGSPVQYLPRIRGFLSRHGFPAGFGLYLRDIGPGTLSGYKQPAIRRLLQQFPQPVVLVGDSGEKDPEVYAQIRDEFPGRVKAIYIRDAGKTEDAKRFKDMVLFKASDDAAAHAVGAGLADAACVAAAFPKAVPVVAPAGATVKQTPP comes from the coding sequence GTGGAGGTGTCCTTCCAGGGCGTGGCGGCGACGGTGACGAGCGGCCATGACGGGGGCTTCGAGGTGAACCTGCGGCCGCCGGAGGGCCAGCGCTTCCCGGTGGGGACGGTGGAGGCCGAGGCGAAGGTGCAGGGGGTACGGGTGAAGGCGCCGGTGGAAGTCGTTCCGGATACGGCACCGCTGCTGGTGGTGTCGGACTTCGACGACACGGTGGCGGTGACGCACGTGACGAGCCCGGTGAAGCTGGTGGAGTCGGCGCTGCTGAAGGACTCGGACACGCAGGAGGTGGTGCCGGGGATGGCGGCGTTCTACGGGTGCCTGAAGGGCACGTCGGCGCCGGCCTTCGCGCTGGTGAGCGGCTCGCCGGTGCAGTACCTCCCGCGCATCCGGGGCTTCCTGTCGCGCCATGGCTTCCCGGCGGGCTTCGGGTTGTACCTGCGGGACATCGGTCCGGGGACGCTGTCCGGCTACAAGCAGCCCGCGATTCGCCGGCTGCTCCAGCAGTTCCCCCAGCCGGTGGTGCTGGTGGGGGACTCGGGGGAGAAGGACCCGGAGGTCTACGCGCAGATTCGCGACGAGTTCCCCGGGCGCGTGAAGGCCATCTACATCCGCGACGCGGGGAAGACGGAGGACGCGAAGCGGTTCAAGGACATGGTGCTGTTCAAGGCGTCCGACGACGCGGCGGCGCATGCGGTGGGCGCCGGGCTGGCGGATGCCGCGTGTGTGGCCGCGGCGTTCCCGAAGGCCGTGCCCGTCGTCGCGCCCGCGGGCGCCACCGTGAAGCAGACACCTCCGTGA
- a CDS encoding type VI immunity family protein: MVICFYLKRTHREIAPAVVRALEIFRERISPFTLDWYIDPDAQTHPLNGKMWESVRREMLGPDDVSVPRFAGTPEGVGGLFVEYRGLPIPSPWPRREHDASGLYLRLPTSFLEEQGPHRVREVALAVAEALPFNSGYVDLTYCEFDPVAEGADLVRMRYPGIHMGYEGPDIRMDTHVDGVHWMNFLGQPVLGQLGGITGLRERLNLPGISIQDLGSERALITLGEAPNPGDTEAGETLPLHRALARLLEPYLYRNTRPLGRMTPEDMRRWERRFLD; this comes from the coding sequence GTGGTCATCTGCTTTTATCTGAAGCGAACTCACAGGGAGATTGCGCCAGCGGTTGTTCGGGCGTTGGAAATCTTTCGCGAACGAATCAGCCCCTTCACGCTGGACTGGTACATCGACCCCGATGCTCAAACGCATCCGCTCAACGGGAAGATGTGGGAATCCGTGAGGAGGGAGATGCTGGGGCCCGATGATGTCAGCGTTCCTCGGTTCGCGGGAACGCCTGAAGGGGTCGGAGGGCTCTTCGTAGAATATCGAGGTTTGCCAATCCCTTCTCCGTGGCCCCGGCGAGAGCACGACGCGAGTGGCTTGTACTTGCGCTTGCCAACATCGTTCCTGGAAGAGCAGGGCCCTCACCGTGTTCGCGAAGTGGCGCTGGCGGTAGCCGAGGCGCTTCCCTTCAACTCGGGCTATGTGGACCTGACGTATTGCGAGTTCGACCCCGTGGCTGAGGGGGCCGACCTCGTGCGTATGCGCTACCCAGGAATCCACATGGGCTACGAGGGCCCCGACATCCGCATGGACACCCACGTCGACGGCGTCCACTGGATGAACTTCCTCGGCCAGCCGGTGCTCGGCCAGCTCGGAGGCATCACCGGTCTTCGCGAGCGGCTGAACCTCCCCGGCATCTCCATCCAGGACCTCGGCTCCGAGCGTGCCCTCATCACCCTCGGCGAAGCGCCGAACCCCGGTGACACGGAGGCCGGCGAGACGCTCCCCCTCCACCGTGCCCTCGCCCGGCTTCTCGAGCCCTACCTCTACCGCAACACCCGGCCGCTCGGCCGGATGACTCCGGAAGACATGCGCCGCTGGGAGCGCCGCTTCCTGGACTGA